The following proteins are co-located in the Trichocoleus sp. FACHB-46 genome:
- the ffh gene encoding signal recognition particle protein, translating into MFDALAERLESAWKTLRGQDKISESNVQEALREVRRALLEADVNLQVVKDFVAEVQTKALGEEVVAGVRPDQQFIKLVYDELVSVMGETNIPLAEASPAPTVILMAGLQGTGKTTATAKLALHLRKENRSTLLVATDVYRPAAIDQLVTLGKQIEVPVFELGKDADPVEIARQGVERARAEGINTVIIDTAGRLQIDQNMMSELARIKETIQPHETLLVVDAMTGQEAASLTRTFHDQIGITGAILTKMDGDTRGGAALSVRRISGQPIKFIGVGEKVDALQPFYPDRMASRILGMGDVLTLVEKAQEAVDLADAEKMQEKILSAKFDFTDFLKQTRLLKNMGSLGGIMKLIPGMNKLSNEQLQQGETQLKRAESMINSMTPEERKDPDLLAGSPGRRRRIARGAGYAESDVAKLVADFQKMRSLMQQLGQGQLPMPGMFGGGPFGGGPGYGGNQPPQPGWRGYPGGAPTKKKKEKKKKGFGNL; encoded by the coding sequence ATGTTTGACGCGCTCGCTGAACGCTTAGAATCTGCCTGGAAAACCCTGCGGGGTCAAGACAAAATTTCTGAATCGAACGTTCAGGAAGCCCTGCGGGAAGTTCGTCGCGCTCTCTTGGAGGCGGATGTCAACCTCCAAGTGGTGAAAGATTTTGTTGCAGAGGTGCAGACCAAAGCCCTAGGCGAAGAGGTAGTCGCTGGCGTTCGGCCTGACCAACAGTTCATCAAACTGGTTTACGACGAGTTGGTATCCGTGATGGGGGAAACCAATATTCCCCTGGCAGAAGCTAGCCCAGCGCCCACCGTGATTTTGATGGCAGGTCTGCAAGGAACGGGTAAAACCACTGCGACCGCTAAACTGGCTTTGCATCTGCGTAAAGAGAATCGCAGCACTCTCTTGGTCGCTACCGACGTTTACCGTCCTGCCGCGATCGACCAGCTCGTCACCTTGGGTAAACAGATCGAAGTGCCCGTATTTGAACTGGGCAAAGATGCTGACCCCGTTGAAATTGCTCGCCAAGGAGTAGAACGAGCCAGGGCAGAAGGAATTAATACTGTCATTATCGACACTGCGGGCCGTCTGCAAATCGACCAAAACATGATGTCGGAGTTGGCGCGCATCAAAGAAACCATTCAGCCTCATGAGACGCTGCTGGTCGTAGATGCCATGACAGGGCAAGAAGCTGCCAGCTTGACTCGCACCTTCCACGACCAAATTGGCATTACTGGGGCAATTCTCACCAAAATGGATGGCGACACCCGAGGTGGTGCTGCCCTTTCAGTTCGCCGCATCTCTGGCCAACCCATCAAGTTTATTGGGGTGGGCGAAAAAGTTGATGCGTTGCAACCCTTCTATCCAGACCGGATGGCTTCCCGAATTCTGGGTATGGGAGACGTACTCACCCTGGTAGAGAAAGCCCAGGAAGCCGTGGATCTGGCCGATGCCGAGAAAATGCAGGAGAAAATCCTCTCGGCCAAATTCGACTTCACTGACTTCCTCAAGCAAACCCGCTTGTTGAAAAACATGGGTTCCTTGGGTGGCATCATGAAGCTGATCCCAGGCATGAACAAGCTGAGCAACGAGCAACTCCAGCAAGGAGAGACTCAACTGAAGCGGGCTGAGTCGATGATCAACTCCATGACGCCTGAGGAGCGAAAAGACCCTGATTTGTTAGCGGGTTCTCCTGGCCGCCGTCGTCGTATTGCCCGTGGTGCAGGTTATGCCGAATCGGATGTAGCCAAGTTAGTAGCCGATTTCCAGAAGATGCGATCGCTGATGCAACAGTTGGGACAGGGCCAACTTCCCATGCCTGGGATGTTTGGTGGGGGACCGTTCGGTGGCGGGCCTGGCTATGGTGGCAACCAACCCCCGCAACCCGGTTGGCGTGGCTATCCTGGGGGAGCTCCTACCAAGAAAAAGAAGGAGAAAAAGAAAAAAGGCTTTGGCAATCTGTAG
- the rpsP gene encoding 30S ribosomal protein S16: MIKLRLKRYGKKREVSYRIVAMHSTTRRDGRPLEELGFYNPRTDEVRLKVDAIVKRLQEGAQPTETVRSILRKANVFEQVNA, from the coding sequence ATGATCAAACTGCGGTTGAAGCGATACGGCAAAAAGCGTGAAGTCAGTTACCGGATTGTGGCAATGCATAGCACCACTCGCCGGGATGGTCGTCCCCTGGAAGAGTTGGGCTTTTATAATCCCAGAACGGATGAAGTGCGTCTAAAAGTTGACGCGATCGTCAAGCGGCTCCAAGAAGGAGCTCAGCCTACCGAAACGGTACGCAGCATTCTTAGAAAGGCCAATGTCTTCGAACAGGTCAATGCCTGA
- a CDS encoding glycosyltransferase family 2 protein produces MRFSIVITTYNRLSLLKRAIASALDQTVPCEVVVVDNCSSDGTEAYVRSLGNQVVYHRNSANLGHSGAVNTGVKVAKGTWIKPVDDDDYLAPNCIEEMAKAIALRPQAAICSCQAAQVDDNGVELSRTRQVGPGQAFYIPQEDIHYGMLLEQVPFGTPIQVAFRRDAFLESGGWDTSLTSCDDIDSWIRIAKYGDAIFINQCLTYRTVWPGGYDQKIALETRMNTNILMKERIHALVNEKYRSAIPAIQDIRHYLCLHWGLVALKQKKIVNGLQMVLPATASPAAWKLLLGARKGHQPNPAVRKLVLLDVRSSAPAAMLMNS; encoded by the coding sequence ATGAGATTCAGCATTGTGATCACAACTTACAACCGCTTGTCTCTGTTGAAGCGAGCAATTGCTTCAGCCCTAGACCAAACGGTGCCTTGTGAGGTGGTCGTTGTCGATAATTGCTCCTCAGACGGCACTGAAGCGTATGTGCGCAGTTTAGGCAACCAGGTTGTTTATCATCGCAATTCCGCTAACTTGGGCCATTCCGGGGCAGTAAATACTGGAGTCAAAGTTGCCAAGGGTACTTGGATTAAACCCGTAGATGACGATGACTATCTAGCGCCTAACTGCATTGAGGAAATGGCCAAAGCGATCGCTCTGCGCCCCCAAGCTGCCATCTGTTCTTGCCAAGCGGCCCAAGTCGATGACAACGGAGTTGAACTGAGCCGAACGCGACAGGTGGGGCCAGGGCAAGCCTTCTACATCCCGCAAGAAGATATTCATTATGGGATGTTGCTGGAGCAAGTTCCCTTCGGTACTCCGATTCAAGTTGCCTTTCGGAGAGACGCATTTTTAGAATCTGGGGGTTGGGATACCAGCTTAACGAGCTGTGACGATATTGATTCGTGGATCAGAATTGCCAAATATGGCGATGCCATTTTCATCAATCAGTGTCTGACCTACCGGACTGTTTGGCCAGGTGGATACGACCAAAAGATTGCCCTAGAAACCCGCATGAATACAAACATCCTGATGAAGGAAAGAATTCATGCGTTGGTGAATGAAAAATACCGCTCAGCGATTCCAGCCATTCAAGATATCCGTCATTATCTCTGCCTGCATTGGGGCTTAGTCGCCTTGAAGCAAAAGAAAATTGTGAATGGTCTTCAGATGGTGCTACCCGCTACGGCATCTCCTGCTGCTTGGAAATTGTTGTTAGGAGCTCGCAAAGGACATCAACCAAACCCAGCTGTTCGCAAGTTGGTCTTACTGGATGTTCGCTCCTCTGCGCCAGCAGCAATGCTGATGAATTCTTAG
- a CDS encoding PhoH family protein, producing MVEAASIQLPTAESAIALAGLQEENLKTLARQTGATIVLRGQELLISGTATQVDLSCKVVRSLEDLWSKGKSISRADILTARQALDTHRQDEFNEMQHDVLARTRRGEDIRAKTFRQRQYIQAVRTHDLTFCIGPAGTGKTFLAAVLAVQALLSNQCERLILTRPAVEAGEKLGFLPGDLQQKVNPYLRPLYDALYEFIDPEKIPNLMERGVIEVAPIAYMRGRTLSNAFVILDEAQNTTPAQMKMILTRLGFKSRMVVTGDLTQTDLPTQQTSGLAVAQKILQHVEGIAFCHFSQADVVRHPLVQRIVAAYEQYEQ from the coding sequence ATGGTAGAGGCTGCATCCATTCAGTTACCCACGGCTGAGAGTGCGATCGCCCTGGCTGGTTTACAAGAAGAAAATCTCAAAACTCTTGCTCGCCAAACTGGAGCCACGATTGTTCTCCGGGGACAGGAACTGTTGATCTCTGGAACTGCAACTCAAGTTGATTTGAGTTGTAAAGTGGTGCGATCGCTCGAAGACCTTTGGAGCAAAGGTAAAAGTATTTCTAGAGCCGACATTCTCACCGCTCGTCAAGCCTTGGACACCCATCGCCAAGATGAGTTCAACGAGATGCAGCATGACGTTTTAGCGCGGACTCGTCGAGGGGAAGATATTCGAGCTAAAACGTTTCGGCAACGGCAATACATTCAGGCAGTCCGCACCCATGATCTGACATTTTGCATTGGCCCAGCGGGAACGGGTAAAACCTTTTTAGCGGCGGTGTTAGCGGTACAAGCGTTGCTGTCTAATCAGTGCGAACGCTTGATTTTGACTCGTCCGGCGGTGGAGGCGGGTGAAAAATTGGGGTTTTTGCCAGGAGACTTGCAGCAGAAGGTTAACCCCTATTTACGCCCGCTTTACGATGCTTTGTATGAGTTCATTGACCCGGAGAAGATTCCGAATTTAATGGAGCGGGGGGTGATTGAAGTCGCTCCGATCGCCTATATGCGAGGCCGCACTCTCAGCAACGCTTTTGTGATTTTGGATGAAGCGCAGAACACAACTCCGGCTCAAATGAAAATGATTTTGACTCGTCTGGGGTTCAAATCGCGCATGGTAGTCACGGGCGATCTGACTCAGACGGACTTGCCGACTCAACAAACCTCTGGTTTGGCGGTGGCTCAGAAAATTCTGCAACATGTCGAAGGCATTGCTTTCTGCCACTTCTCTCAAGCCGATGTGGTGCGCCATCCTTTAGTCCAGCGAATTGTTGCTGCTTACGAACAGTACGAACAATAA
- the rpsU gene encoding 30S ribosomal protein S21 has protein sequence MAEVRLGENESIESALRRFKKKIQKAGILSEVKRRERYEKPSLRRKHKSEASRKRRP, from the coding sequence GTGGCAGAAGTGCGTCTAGGTGAAAATGAGTCTATTGAATCAGCGTTAAGACGCTTCAAGAAGAAGATTCAGAAAGCAGGAATTTTATCTGAAGTTAAACGTCGCGAACGTTACGAGAAGCCTAGTCTTCGTCGTAAGCACAAGTCCGAAGCTTCCCGCAAGCGTCGCCCTTAA
- a CDS encoding malic enzyme-like NAD(P)-binding protein has product MVNLTPNPSFSLTIRFQLPNRAGMLASVTQAIAGAGGNLGHIDLIEQTRQFSLRDITVDAASTEHAETIVQAVKDLPDIKFINVYDRTFNLHRGGKIRVESKISLKNQGDLAMAYTPGVGRICHAIAQDPEQAYNLTIKQNTIAVVTDGSAILGLGNLGPEAALPVMEGKAMLFKEFAGIDAFPICLATQDTDAIVETVKNIAPVFGGINLEDISAPRCFEIEDRLRRELDIPVFHDDQHGTAIVTLAALTNALKLVHKPLDQVRIVINGAGAAGVAIARLLCKAGATRIYMCDSRGLLCLDRLDLTAEKREFAVTQSGTLADALVGADVFLGVSAPGVLTPEMVRSMASEPIVFAMANPIPEIQPELVVNDVAVMATGRSDYPNQINNVLAFPGIFRGALDCRAAALTTSMYLEAAAAIASLVKPSDLDREHVIPSVFDERVATSVAAAVQRAARQDGVARS; this is encoded by the coding sequence ATGGTGAATTTAACTCCTAATCCTAGTTTTAGCCTAACGATTCGTTTCCAACTGCCTAACCGGGCGGGCATGTTGGCTAGCGTCACCCAAGCGATCGCCGGGGCTGGAGGCAACCTGGGCCACATTGATTTGATCGAGCAGACCCGCCAGTTTTCTTTGCGCGATATTACCGTTGATGCAGCCAGCACTGAGCATGCGGAAACCATTGTTCAAGCAGTCAAAGATTTGCCAGACATCAAGTTCATTAACGTTTACGATCGCACCTTTAACTTGCACCGAGGCGGCAAAATTCGGGTAGAAAGCAAAATCTCGCTCAAAAACCAGGGAGATTTGGCGATGGCCTATACCCCAGGAGTGGGCCGTATTTGTCATGCGATCGCCCAAGACCCAGAGCAAGCTTATAACCTAACCATTAAGCAAAACACAATCGCCGTGGTGACAGATGGCAGCGCCATTTTAGGGTTGGGCAACCTTGGGCCTGAAGCGGCTTTACCTGTGATGGAAGGTAAGGCGATGCTATTCAAAGAATTTGCTGGAATTGATGCCTTCCCGATCTGCTTAGCAACCCAAGATACGGATGCGATCGTTGAAACCGTGAAGAATATCGCGCCTGTGTTTGGCGGGATCAATCTAGAAGATATTTCGGCTCCTCGCTGCTTTGAGATTGAAGATCGCCTGCGGCGTGAACTCGATATTCCGGTTTTTCATGATGATCAGCATGGCACTGCCATTGTCACCCTGGCAGCCCTAACCAACGCTCTGAAGTTAGTCCATAAACCTCTAGACCAAGTGCGAATTGTGATTAATGGCGCGGGCGCGGCAGGAGTCGCGATCGCTCGTCTGCTATGTAAAGCCGGGGCGACCAGGATTTATATGTGCGACTCTAGAGGTTTGCTTTGCCTGGATCGCCTTGACTTGACAGCAGAGAAACGAGAATTTGCCGTCACCCAAAGTGGCACCCTAGCTGATGCCTTAGTCGGGGCAGATGTCTTTTTAGGTGTTAGTGCTCCTGGCGTTTTAACGCCTGAAATGGTGCGATCGATGGCGAGCGAGCCGATTGTGTTTGCCATGGCCAACCCGATTCCAGAGATTCAACCCGAGCTAGTCGTGAATGATGTTGCGGTGATGGCGACGGGCCGCAGCGACTACCCCAACCAAATTAATAACGTCTTAGCGTTTCCCGGTATCTTTCGAGGTGCTCTAGATTGTCGGGCCGCCGCCTTAACCACCAGCATGTATCTAGAAGCCGCAGCAGCGATCGCCTCGTTGGTTAAGCCTTCCGACCTAGATCGAGAACATGTAATTCCGTCTGTCTTTGATGAGCGAGTAGCAACTTCTGTAGCGGCAGCAGTGCAACGGGCGGCTCGCCAAGATGGAGTTGCCCGCAGTTAA
- a CDS encoding PAS domain S-box protein has translation MNYKDGWALKHFRWLRYGVAVLVVVAATVVRLLLNPLLGNAAPFLPFILAVLFSAWYGGLRPGLLSTGLSAGIIHYFWLRSNGTDVVGFRNLILLGLFLTAGIGLSWVNEVLHRSRRGSEATLKALRSSEEQYRLLVDGVKDCAIYLLDAQGYVMSWNAGAERIEGYRAEEIIGQHFSRFCPPEDVAQGKPERVIAAAIAQERFEEEGWRVRKDGSRFWSHLLMTALWDEAGELRGFSKLVRDISDRQRAEAERQQSEAALQRSEEQLRLALDASQAGIWDWNLPTGTVSWSSKTEQLLGLIPGTFSKTYETFLEAVHPGDRDQVVQAVAKALETKKDYAQEFRVTWPDGSIHWIAGAGKLLLNDQGEVVRMLGTNMDVTERKQTELALQQQTERERLIGAIAQRLRQSLNLEEILNTAVAEVRQFLQTDRVIIYEFQADQSGVVVVESIAPEWTSLQGTVVPPLEEPLLQLYRAGQVSSLSDIYATPLEPDCLNLLTQFQIRADLVIPILQGEELWGLLVVHHCASAHEWQALEIDLLKQLAAQLAIAIQQSQLYQQVQQLNSNLEHQVQERMQQLQQALNFEAVLKRITDKVRDSLDEGHILQTAVRELALVLQADSCNAALYDLEQGTADVCYEYTTSTFAFQGRRLHLESFPEIYQPLLQGQCVQFCSIMSSSRQDQAALLACPVLDDQGVLGDLWLRHRPEYIFTEQEIRLVQQIANQGAIALRQARLYQAAQAQVEALERLNQLKDDFLSTVSHELRTPVANMKMSIRMLELALKQEVPTSNQPQKSERYLRILQDECEREISLINDLLDLQRLEVGVQPLTLTTIDLYTWVEQLVKPFEDRMRARQQTLQVEIAPELPPLVSDLLGLERILGELLNNACKYTPPGDRICVKVQAQAERIRFQVINLGAEIPAHELSRIFDKFYRVPSADPWKQGGTGLGLALVQKLTRHLQGQVYVESANHRTVFTVEVPMTLAAELAGKKSNR, from the coding sequence ATGAACTATAAAGACGGATGGGCTTTAAAGCACTTCCGATGGTTGCGATATGGTGTGGCCGTATTAGTGGTTGTAGCGGCAACTGTAGTGCGATTACTGCTCAACCCGTTGTTGGGCAATGCAGCACCATTCTTGCCATTTATCTTAGCTGTACTATTTAGTGCCTGGTATGGCGGTTTGCGGCCAGGTTTGCTATCGACTGGCCTGAGTGCCGGGATCATCCATTACTTCTGGCTAAGGTCAAATGGTACAGACGTCGTGGGGTTTAGAAACCTGATTCTATTAGGGCTGTTTCTCACGGCTGGTATTGGCTTGAGTTGGGTAAATGAAGTTCTGCACCGATCGCGCAGAGGCAGTGAAGCCACTCTAAAGGCTTTGCGCTCTAGCGAAGAGCAGTATCGGCTTTTGGTCGATGGGGTTAAAGACTGCGCCATTTATCTGCTGGACGCTCAAGGCTATGTGATGAGTTGGAATGCGGGAGCTGAGCGGATCGAAGGGTATCGGGCCGAAGAGATCATCGGCCAACACTTCTCCCGTTTTTGCCCTCCAGAAGATGTGGCCCAAGGGAAGCCAGAACGAGTCATAGCGGCGGCGATCGCCCAAGAGCGCTTTGAGGAAGAGGGGTGGCGGGTCCGCAAAGATGGTTCTCGATTTTGGTCTCATCTCCTAATGACTGCTTTATGGGATGAAGCAGGAGAACTGCGTGGCTTCTCGAAACTTGTACGCGACATCAGCGATCGCCAGCGTGCCGAAGCTGAACGTCAGCAGTCAGAAGCTGCTCTACAGCGAAGTGAGGAGCAATTACGCTTGGCACTGGATGCTTCTCAAGCAGGAATTTGGGATTGGAATTTGCCCACCGGAACTGTAAGTTGGTCCAGTAAAACCGAACAATTATTAGGTTTGATTCCAGGCACTTTTAGCAAAACTTACGAAACTTTTCTAGAAGCTGTTCATCCTGGCGATCGCGACCAAGTTGTCCAAGCGGTAGCTAAGGCACTGGAGACCAAAAAAGATTACGCTCAGGAGTTCCGGGTCACCTGGCCCGATGGTTCTATTCACTGGATTGCAGGAGCAGGCAAGCTGCTCTTGAATGATCAAGGCGAAGTTGTGCGGATGCTAGGCACTAACATGGATGTGACTGAGCGGAAGCAGACAGAACTGGCCTTGCAGCAGCAAACCGAACGGGAACGCTTGATTGGGGCGATCGCTCAGCGATTAAGACAGTCTCTTAATCTAGAAGAGATCCTCAACACAGCAGTTGCTGAGGTGCGACAGTTCCTACAAACCGATCGAGTGATCATCTATGAGTTTCAGGCTGATCAGAGTGGAGTTGTTGTTGTAGAGTCGATCGCTCCAGAGTGGACTTCCCTTCAAGGCACGGTGGTTCCCCCCTTGGAGGAACCCTTGCTGCAGCTATACCGAGCAGGCCAAGTATCCTCACTGTCAGATATTTATGCAACTCCCCTAGAACCAGATTGCCTGAACTTGTTAACGCAGTTCCAAATCCGAGCAGACTTGGTCATCCCAATTTTGCAAGGCGAGGAACTGTGGGGCTTATTGGTAGTACACCATTGTGCTTCAGCGCATGAATGGCAAGCTTTAGAAATTGATCTGCTAAAACAGCTAGCGGCTCAGTTAGCGATCGCCATCCAACAATCCCAGCTTTACCAACAGGTTCAGCAACTCAACTCCAACTTGGAACACCAAGTCCAAGAACGGATGCAACAGTTGCAGCAAGCGCTCAACTTTGAGGCAGTACTAAAACGGATCACTGATAAGGTGCGGGATAGCTTAGATGAGGGCCACATCCTGCAAACTGCCGTCCGAGAACTGGCACTTGTGCTACAGGCAGATAGTTGTAACGCGGCGCTTTATGACCTGGAGCAAGGGACGGCAGACGTTTGTTATGAGTACACCACCTCAACCTTTGCTTTCCAAGGCCGACGTCTGCACCTAGAATCCTTTCCAGAAATTTATCAGCCTTTGTTGCAAGGTCAGTGTGTGCAATTTTGCTCCATTATGTCCTCCTCTCGCCAAGACCAAGCGGCCCTGCTGGCTTGTCCGGTCCTAGATGACCAAGGGGTGTTGGGTGATTTATGGTTGCGGCATCGGCCAGAGTACATCTTTACGGAGCAAGAGATTCGCCTAGTGCAGCAGATTGCCAATCAGGGGGCGATCGCGCTTCGCCAAGCTCGACTGTATCAAGCCGCTCAAGCGCAAGTCGAAGCCCTAGAAAGACTGAACCAACTCAAAGATGACTTTCTCAGCACGGTCTCTCACGAGTTGCGGACTCCAGTCGCCAATATGAAAATGTCAATTCGGATGTTGGAGTTGGCGCTGAAGCAAGAAGTCCCCACCAGCAACCAGCCCCAAAAGTCTGAGCGCTATCTGCGGATTTTGCAGGATGAGTGTGAACGGGAAATCAGCTTAATCAATGACTTGCTCGACTTGCAGCGCTTAGAAGTAGGAGTTCAACCGCTCACTTTGACCACGATTGATTTATATACCTGGGTCGAGCAGTTGGTAAAACCTTTTGAAGACCGGATGCGAGCTAGACAGCAAACTTTACAAGTAGAGATCGCGCCTGAGCTGCCTCCTTTGGTTTCTGACTTGTTAGGGTTGGAGCGCATTCTTGGCGAGCTACTAAATAACGCTTGTAAGTACACACCACCGGGCGATCGCATTTGCGTGAAGGTGCAAGCCCAAGCCGAGCGGATACGATTTCAGGTAATTAATCTGGGAGCAGAAATTCCTGCTCATGAACTGTCACGAATTTTCGACAAGTTTTATCGGGTTCCTAGTGCGGACCCCTGGAAGCAAGGTGGCACTGGCTTAGGCTTAGCTTTGGTGCAAAAACTAACTAGGCATCTGCAAGGTCAGGTCTATGTAGAGAGCGCTAATCACCGCACCGTCTTTACCGTTGAAGTGCCTATGACACTCGCGGCTGAGCTAGCCGGAAAGAAGTCTAATCGATAA
- a CDS encoding SRPBCC domain-containing protein, producing the protein MPSLYAEIEIDAPKLKVWQALVQKDQWMYWNTFLYDCDASRPFKQGQEVLLSLRRIPGEEETEFEPLVTLIQPEVCLKWFSAIPGLQNEHVFELQEIDRERTKYIHREAFSGWLARIFWPFIRADEQQGLRRMARELKQYVEYR; encoded by the coding sequence ATGCCAAGCCTCTATGCTGAAATTGAAATTGATGCCCCCAAACTAAAAGTGTGGCAAGCGCTCGTGCAAAAAGATCAGTGGATGTACTGGAATACGTTTTTGTATGACTGTGATGCGTCGCGCCCCTTCAAGCAAGGTCAGGAAGTGCTACTCTCTCTACGACGAATTCCAGGCGAAGAAGAAACCGAATTTGAACCTTTAGTCACTTTGATTCAACCCGAGGTGTGCTTGAAGTGGTTCTCGGCGATTCCAGGCTTGCAAAACGAGCATGTGTTTGAACTTCAGGAAATTGATCGAGAGCGCACTAAGTATATTCATCGAGAAGCTTTTTCAGGTTGGCTGGCTCGCATATTTTGGCCGTTTATTCGGGCTGACGAGCAGCAGGGCTTGAGACGAATGGCACGAGAGCTAAAACAATATGTGGAATACCGTTGA
- a CDS encoding DUF6816 family protein: MKQWSFDWRNLLWCCLSILIMLWQPIAQAGPLGDRIAAFPQWQEQPPVQAAEGDLVYPEWFAGNWDLTSTLVDLVAPLAPEVISPGFESNRQYLQQPVQFRVRFAPPATSNKPKSLLLPTTRPKNGVGVVADRAFNGLNIAKAYLGDRAVLAVKADSSSPNRQITLLRGDRQLVSIVTGRATETPQADQFITTEVFQQQFRGAPQLYFNQVETTTSYQKSAQKSAQKSADAEAPAIVADQITAVYLSPQDPDYFKAGGLSNRRPVALYRYRLDFFPASSAASVIGTSTVKTVR, encoded by the coding sequence TTGAAGCAATGGAGTTTTGATTGGCGCAATCTGCTTTGGTGTTGTCTCAGCATCTTGATCATGCTGTGGCAACCGATCGCGCAAGCAGGGCCTTTAGGCGATCGCATCGCAGCTTTTCCACAGTGGCAGGAACAACCTCCCGTTCAAGCGGCTGAGGGAGATCTGGTTTACCCGGAATGGTTTGCGGGCAACTGGGATCTGACTAGCACACTGGTAGATTTAGTGGCACCTTTAGCTCCAGAGGTGATCAGCCCAGGTTTTGAGAGCAATCGTCAGTATTTGCAACAACCCGTGCAATTTCGGGTGCGATTTGCGCCACCAGCAACATCCAATAAACCTAAGTCTTTGCTCCTGCCTACGACCAGACCTAAAAATGGAGTTGGAGTGGTGGCCGATCGCGCCTTTAATGGCTTGAATATTGCTAAAGCTTATTTGGGCGATCGCGCTGTTCTAGCAGTCAAAGCAGACTCCAGTTCTCCTAATCGTCAAATCACGTTGTTACGCGGCGATCGCCAATTGGTTTCGATTGTGACTGGACGAGCGACTGAAACTCCCCAGGCTGATCAATTTATTACGACTGAGGTGTTTCAACAGCAATTTCGCGGGGCACCGCAGCTTTACTTCAATCAAGTCGAGACAACTACCTCTTATCAAAAATCTGCTCAAAAATCTGCTCAAAAATCTGCCGATGCTGAAGCCCCAGCGATCGTAGCTGACCAGATCACCGCTGTTTATCTTTCTCCCCAAGACCCTGATTATTTCAAGGCTGGAGGATTAAGCAATCGTCGTCCCGTTGCGTTATATCGTTATCGATTAGACTTCTTTCCGGCTAGCTCAGCCGCGAGTGTCATAGGCACTTCAACGGTAAAGACGGTGCGGTGA
- a CDS encoding KH domain-containing protein yields MPESSSREGLGHSTPPRSAIPNYVELVRFLIQPFLESPESLKVDCELSASRPKIWIRLAFDSLDKGRVFGRGGRNIQAIRTVLEAAAQSSGQAIYLDVFGGDPVGNRDEAAEPESSSKSQPPRSAPPKSAPKLRTQ; encoded by the coding sequence ATGCCTGAGTCATCCAGTCGAGAGGGGTTGGGTCACTCAACTCCGCCTCGCTCTGCTATCCCCAACTATGTTGAATTGGTGCGGTTCCTAATTCAACCTTTTCTGGAGTCGCCGGAGTCCTTAAAAGTAGACTGTGAGCTATCTGCTAGCCGACCCAAAATTTGGATTCGGTTAGCTTTTGATAGCTTGGATAAAGGGCGTGTATTTGGTCGCGGTGGACGTAACATCCAGGCTATTCGGACTGTCTTAGAAGCTGCGGCTCAATCTTCGGGCCAAGCCATCTACTTAGATGTTTTTGGCGGTGACCCAGTAGGTAACCGAGACGAAGCAGCGGAGCCGGAGTCTAGCTCAAAGTCTCAGCCTCCTCGCTCTGCACCCCCCAAATCTGCTCCTAAACTACGGACTCAATAA